In Rickettsia endosymbiont of Gonocerus acuteangulatus, the following are encoded in one genomic region:
- a CDS encoding folylpolyglutamate synthase/dihydrofolate synthase family protein, producing the protein MFMPHFPVPKPNWKNQIKYDLENISSLLKALGDPHLRLPPVIHIAGTNGKGSSSAMLKSIFTQAGYKVHCYTSPHLLEFNERIVVAGEKISDDELWQVCEQVRVASEKFNIEPSFFEGTTAAAFLAFANNKADILILETGLGGRLDATNVIDQPLITLITPISYDHMHMLGSTLPLIAFEKAGIMKQGVPCVISVQVPEVPEILFAKAENLAVPTFCYEYDFGIQKTDNGFIYSSQNFTYEFPTPSLFGDHQLINAASVIALISLINKQFNINNEAIAEGLQNTIWSARIEKINPQKYSRLIGDNVQIWVDGAHNNSGAQALTAWIRDNLKSPIYLILGMTKNRNIEEFCVYFKGLITKGYGIKVLSETLSYNAEIIALEASKTGIDFAASDSLEEAIMDIKKINGDNKANIIITGSLFLAADFYKLLSTH; encoded by the coding sequence ATGTTCATGCCGCATTTTCCAGTACCAAAACCAAACTGGAAAAACCAAATTAAATATGATTTAGAAAATATAAGTAGTCTTTTAAAGGCTTTAGGCGATCCTCACTTAAGGCTTCCTCCTGTAATACATATAGCAGGTACGAACGGCAAAGGCTCAAGTAGTGCGATGCTTAAAAGCATTTTTACGCAAGCTGGTTATAAAGTACATTGCTATACTTCTCCACATTTATTAGAGTTTAACGAGCGAATTGTAGTAGCAGGTGAAAAAATTTCAGATGATGAATTATGGCAAGTTTGTGAACAAGTTAGGGTAGCAAGTGAGAAATTTAATATTGAACCTAGTTTTTTTGAAGGAACAACAGCTGCAGCTTTTCTAGCATTTGCGAATAATAAAGCTGATATATTAATATTAGAAACGGGACTGGGTGGTAGGTTAGATGCAACAAATGTAATAGATCAGCCGTTAATTACGTTAATTACCCCCATTTCATATGATCATATGCATATGCTAGGGTCAACCTTGCCGTTAATAGCTTTTGAAAAGGCTGGCATTATGAAGCAGGGCGTGCCTTGTGTTATAAGCGTACAAGTTCCCGAAGTTCCTGAAATATTATTTGCAAAGGCGGAAAATTTAGCAGTCCCCACCTTTTGTTATGAATATGATTTCGGTATACAAAAAACGGATAATGGGTTTATTTATTCCTCACAAAATTTTACCTATGAATTTCCTACTCCTTCGCTCTTTGGTGATCATCAATTAATCAATGCAGCAAGCGTTATTGCTTTGATAAGCCTAATTAATAAACAATTTAATATCAATAATGAAGCTATTGCTGAAGGTCTACAAAATACTATTTGGTCTGCCAGAATTGAAAAAATTAACCCACAAAAATATTCTAGATTAATAGGTGATAACGTACAAATTTGGGTGGATGGAGCTCATAATAATAGTGGAGCCCAAGCCTTAACAGCGTGGATTCGTGATAATTTAAAATCACCGATATATTTAATACTCGGTATGACTAAAAACCGCAATATAGAAGAGTTTTGTGTTTACTTCAAAGGTTTGATAACTAAAGGTTATGGTATTAAAGTTTTATCTGAAACATTAAGCTATAATGCTGAGATAATAGCCTTAGAGGCAAGTAAAACCGGTATTGATTTTGCTGCTAGTGATAGTCTTGAAGAAGCAATTATGGACATAAAAAAAATAAATGGCGATAATAAAGCAAATATCATAATAACCGGATCGCTTTTCTTAGCGGCTGATTTTTATAAACTGCTATCTACTCATTGA
- a CDS encoding TIGR02281 family clan AA aspartic protease yields MDRKYIKLIFIICSTIFITGLVYKYINQHYPKFFKEPQNIGSFCASLLILFSIIYSTISQNEIRKFCLQLAAWAAIFLVIIIGYAFRFELNYAYQRVASVLIPSYNWSTEAGEIIIARSGDGHFYIDAVVNNVKISFMIDTGASDVALTKEDAQKLGFDLTQLKYTRTYLTANGENKAAPIKLDSVIIGKEFKDISGHIGLGDLDVSLLGMSVLERFKGFKIDKDLLILNY; encoded by the coding sequence ATGGACAGAAAATACATAAAACTTATATTTATAATTTGCAGTACTATATTCATAACTGGCTTAGTATACAAATATATCAATCAGCACTATCCAAAGTTTTTTAAAGAGCCGCAAAATATCGGAAGTTTTTGTGCCTCATTACTAATATTATTTAGCATAATTTATAGCACTATAAGTCAAAATGAAATACGTAAATTTTGCTTGCAATTAGCAGCTTGGGCAGCAATTTTTTTAGTTATAATCATCGGCTATGCTTTTAGATTTGAACTAAATTATGCTTATCAAAGAGTAGCATCAGTGTTGATTCCATCATATAATTGGTCTACGGAAGCTGGCGAAATAATCATAGCTCGTAGCGGAGATGGACATTTTTATATTGATGCTGTTGTGAATAATGTTAAAATAAGCTTTATGATTGATACTGGGGCAAGTGATGTAGCTTTAACCAAAGAAGATGCTCAAAAATTAGGGTTTGATCTAACTCAGTTAAAATATACTAGAACCTATCTAACTGCTAATGGTGAAAATAAAGCCGCTCCTATAAAATTAGATAGTGTAATAATAGGAAAAGAATTTAAGGATATTAGTGGACATATCGGACTTGGTGATCTTGATGTTTCTCTTCTTGGTATGTCAGTACTTGAACGCTTTAAAGGTTTTAAGATTGATAAGGATTTGCTAATTTTAAATTATTAA
- a CDS encoding IS30 family transposase yields the protein MMNRKYRHLSREERYEIKRMYDLGVSINKIAQHLTRSKSTISMELKRNKVKDKYMPCIAQEKYENRMYQQELLKIEKNPMLLDYIKNAMIRKKWSPDAIAGKLKLDKNTALCISTESIYRFVYTSAVAAKLKLYSYLPSKRYKRQKRGKRRQRIIIPQRISIHQRDAIATKKVEVGHFEADLTFHKGNQSMNIGALVDKKSQKIILVLNNSKRATTVTNGFLRKIKTLPNSVRKTITMDNGKEFVGHVAYRLSGFQTFFCDPYRPRQKALVEKMNSMIHRILPKNTDITTVTQRALDNVAEILNNMPRKIFGYKTPNEIWAENL from the coding sequence ATGATGAACAGAAAATATAGACACTTATCTCGAGAAGAGAGATATGAGATAAAAAGAATGTATGACCTAGGAGTCAGTATTAATAAGATAGCACAACATCTTACGAGGTCTAAAAGCACTATTAGTATGGAGCTAAAAAGAAATAAGGTAAAAGATAAGTATATGCCTTGTATTGCTCAGGAAAAATATGAAAACAGGATGTATCAGCAAGAGTTATTAAAAATAGAAAAGAACCCTATGTTGTTAGATTATATTAAAAATGCTATGATTCGCAAGAAATGGTCGCCGGATGCTATAGCCGGAAAGTTAAAACTAGACAAAAATACAGCTTTGTGTATCAGTACAGAAAGTATATATAGATTTGTTTACACTTCTGCAGTAGCAGCTAAATTAAAGTTATATAGCTATTTACCTTCTAAAAGATATAAAAGGCAAAAAAGAGGGAAGAGGCGTCAAAGGATCATTATACCACAAAGGATCTCAATACATCAGCGTGATGCAATAGCTACGAAAAAGGTAGAAGTAGGGCATTTTGAGGCAGATCTTACATTTCATAAAGGTAATCAAAGTATGAATATTGGTGCACTGGTGGATAAAAAGAGTCAAAAGATTATTTTAGTGCTGAATAACTCCAAGAGAGCTACAACAGTTACCAATGGTTTTTTAAGAAAGATAAAAACTCTTCCAAATAGTGTGAGAAAGACTATTACTATGGATAATGGCAAAGAGTTTGTGGGGCATGTTGCCTATAGACTATCTGGGTTTCAAACTTTCTTTTGTGATCCATACCGCCCTAGACAAAAAGCATTAGTGGAAAAAATGAATTCTATGATTCATAGAATTTTACCTAAAAATACAGATATTACTACCGTTACACAAAGAGCTCTTGACAATGTTGCTGAGATTTTAAATAACATGCCAAGAAAGATTTTTGGTTATAAAACCCCCAATGAAATTTGGGCAGAAAATTTATAG
- a CDS encoding IS256 family transposase produces the protein MHQKQNEAMNQAIDLLINNDTDISTLLKEDGLLKQLTKRLVEKALHSEMNNHLGYDKYCHTDSDNVRNGKNVKNLVTNNGVIEIEVPRDRSSTFEPALIPKRQRRIEGFDDKIISLYAKGMSLSDIKIQMQELYGADVSESLISQITDDVIEDVKIWQSRPLDRVYAIVFFDCLVVKVRQDKRIINKSVYVALGIDLSGRKDILGLWISENEGAKFWLGNFTEMKNRGMQDMLIACSDNLTGMSEAIEAVFPKTEHQLCIVHQIRNSLKYVSYKDRKELAADLKPIYTASTEEEAHLALESFEAKWSKQYPQIAKSWYVHWENLMVFLGYPEAIRKVIYTTNSVESVNSQLRKVTKNKRVFPNDNAVFKTLYLAIDYMTKKWAMPIPNWNAAMAHFLIKFEGRI, from the coding sequence ATGCACCAAAAACAAAATGAAGCAATGAATCAAGCGATAGATTTATTAATAAATAATGATACAGATATATCAACATTACTTAAAGAGGATGGTTTATTAAAGCAATTAACCAAACGGCTTGTAGAGAAGGCATTGCATTCAGAGATGAATAATCACTTAGGATATGATAAATATTGTCATACTGATAGTGATAATGTTCGTAATGGTAAGAATGTAAAGAATCTAGTAACAAATAATGGAGTTATAGAGATTGAGGTTCCAAGGGATAGAAGTAGTACATTTGAACCTGCATTAATTCCAAAGCGTCAAAGACGTATTGAAGGATTTGATGATAAAATAATATCGTTATACGCTAAAGGAATGAGCTTATCTGATATTAAGATTCAAATGCAAGAATTGTATGGAGCTGACGTTAGCGAAAGTTTGATAAGTCAAATTACTGATGATGTAATTGAGGATGTCAAGATATGGCAAAGCCGACCATTGGATCGAGTATATGCTATAGTATTTTTTGACTGTTTAGTAGTAAAAGTACGTCAAGATAAACGAATTATCAATAAGTCTGTATATGTAGCATTAGGTATTGATTTATCTGGCAGGAAGGATATTTTAGGATTGTGGATCAGTGAAAATGAAGGAGCAAAATTTTGGCTTGGTAATTTTACTGAGATGAAGAACAGAGGTATGCAAGACATGCTTATTGCTTGCAGTGATAATTTAACCGGTATGTCTGAGGCGATAGAGGCAGTTTTTCCGAAAACCGAACATCAATTATGTATTGTACATCAGATTAGAAATAGTTTAAAATATGTATCATATAAAGACCGAAAAGAATTAGCGGCTGATTTAAAGCCTATTTATACTGCTAGCACAGAGGAAGAAGCACATCTTGCTTTAGAATCTTTTGAAGCTAAATGGAGTAAACAGTATCCACAAATTGCTAAATCTTGGTATGTTCATTGGGAAAATTTAATGGTTTTTCTAGGATACCCTGAGGCGATAAGGAAAGTAATATACACAACGAATAGTGTAGAATCTGTCAATAGCCAATTACGTAAGGTTACCAAGAATAAACGGGTTTTTCCAAATGATAATGCCGTTTTTAAGACCTTATATTTGGCAATTGATTATATGACCAAGAAATGGGCTATGCCGATTCCAAACTGGAACGCAGCTATGGCTCACTTTTTGATAAAATTTGAAGGTAGAATTTAA
- a CDS encoding IS630 family transposase: MARAYAIELRLRVIKAVEAGIRISKVSKLFNVSRDTIYKWKKLKDKQGTLEAATGYQKGHSHKIKDSEFFKANMNKTSKELAKQWGNIASVTILRQIRKLGYSYKKTHFHPKRDIKLRNEFIAKIQTITKDKLVYLDESGIEDNACKEYGWSIIGQRCYGEKVYQHKFRISMIAGLCNGNLIAPVIFEGNCNTEVFKTYIRDVLITELQPGQTVIMDNINFHKNSKVKEFIESVGCTILYLPTYSPDLNPIEHYWFKIKNEIRKVVGDFETFYDAVFNTIKLSVS; the protein is encoded by the coding sequence ATGGCACGAGCATATGCAATAGAACTAAGACTAAGAGTTATAAAAGCTGTAGAAGCAGGGATACGAATAAGTAAGGTAAGTAAATTATTTAATGTAAGTCGTGATACTATATATAAATGGAAAAAATTAAAAGATAAGCAAGGTACTTTAGAAGCAGCAACTGGTTATCAGAAAGGACATAGTCATAAGATAAAAGATTCAGAATTTTTTAAAGCTAATATGAATAAAACATCAAAGGAGTTAGCAAAGCAATGGGGTAATATTGCATCTGTAACTATTTTAAGACAAATCAGAAAACTTGGCTATAGCTATAAAAAAACTCATTTTCATCCGAAAAGAGATATTAAATTAAGAAATGAATTTATAGCAAAGATACAAACCATCACAAAAGACAAATTAGTATATCTTGATGAATCTGGAATAGAGGATAATGCTTGCAAAGAGTATGGATGGAGCATTATAGGACAAAGGTGTTATGGAGAAAAGGTGTATCAACATAAATTTAGAATAAGTATGATAGCTGGTCTTTGTAATGGTAATCTTATTGCTCCTGTAATATTTGAAGGTAATTGTAATACAGAGGTCTTTAAAACTTATATTAGGGATGTATTAATTACAGAATTACAACCTGGGCAAACCGTTATTATGGATAACATTAATTTTCATAAAAATTCTAAAGTTAAAGAGTTCATTGAATCCGTTGGTTGTACCATATTGTATTTACCAACTTACTCTCCTGATTTAAATCCTATAGAGCATTACTGGTTTAAGATAAAAAATGAAATTAGGAAAGTTGTAGGAGATTTTGAAACATTTTATGATGCTGTTTTTAATACTATTAAATTGTCAGTATCTTAA
- a CDS encoding conjugal transfer protein TraD, with protein sequence MDNVIKRRLKLEQKKAKVVMEEVKLKIQERKIRTRHLIEMGGLVVKAKLDDLPTNSLLGAFVSLKEELIQHPSIQNQWTKIGKNAFDNPKV encoded by the coding sequence ATGGATAATGTCATAAAACGAAGATTAAAATTAGAACAAAAGAAGGCTAAAGTAGTTATGGAAGAGGTTAAACTTAAAATTCAGGAAAGGAAAATTCGTACTCGTCATTTGATTGAAATGGGAGGTTTAGTTGTAAAAGCAAAACTTGATGATTTACCTACTAACAGCTTACTTGGTGCTTTTGTTTCTTTGAAAGAAGAATTAATACAACATCCGAGTATCCAAAATCAATGGACTAAAATCGGCAAAAATGCTTTCGATAACCCAAAAGTATAA
- a CDS encoding transposase, with protein MSKRIKLQAIPINRTDYCQFLIVSQKNYSLTYYAEHAKKCSHDVINRFLRNEKYTPSLLWEHIKNDVIFSSNGYTIFDDTVLNKRNTKQIEIARSQYSGATGRVTKGIGVVSLVYYNPDINKFWVIDYRIFAPDHDGATKLEHLLNMLNNAVYSKKIPFQTVLFDTWYSTHKIMQHVDSLGKYYYAPIKANRNVSKTHDSKPYKAVKELTFSDEEIRHGVEIHIKGFAKNKHVNLFKFTVSTNRVEYVVTNNKTQKSSKAAQDECGFRWVIESMHREIKQLTGIERCQCRKQRIQRNHISCAFLVWAFLKRTANTIGKTVYQIKLGLLDDYMQQQLRSPSLRYLEPNIA; from the coding sequence ATGTCAAAGAGGATAAAGTTGCAAGCAATACCAATTAATAGGACAGATTATTGTCAATTTTTAATAGTTAGCCAAAAGAATTATAGTTTAACCTACTACGCTGAACATGCAAAGAAATGTAGTCATGATGTTATTAATAGATTTTTAAGGAATGAAAAATATACACCTTCTTTGTTATGGGAACACATCAAGAATGATGTTATTTTTTCATCTAATGGATATACAATATTTGATGATACGGTTTTAAATAAAAGGAATACGAAGCAAATAGAAATTGCAAGATCGCAGTACAGTGGAGCTACAGGTAGAGTTACTAAAGGTATAGGAGTAGTGAGTCTGGTATATTATAACCCTGATATTAATAAGTTTTGGGTAATAGATTATCGAATTTTTGCACCTGATCATGATGGAGCAACAAAACTAGAACACCTATTAAACATGTTAAATAATGCTGTTTATAGCAAGAAGATTCCTTTTCAAACAGTACTTTTTGACACATGGTATTCTACACACAAAATTATGCAACATGTTGACTCTCTGGGGAAATATTATTATGCCCCTATTAAAGCCAATAGAAACGTTAGTAAAACACACGATTCTAAACCTTATAAAGCTGTAAAAGAGTTGACATTTTCAGATGAAGAGATCAGGCATGGAGTAGAGATTCATATAAAAGGCTTTGCTAAAAATAAGCATGTTAATTTGTTTAAATTTACTGTTTCTACCAACAGAGTTGAGTATGTTGTTACCAATAACAAAACTCAAAAATCTTCTAAAGCTGCACAAGATGAGTGTGGCTTTCGATGGGTAATTGAGAGCATGCACAGAGAAATTAAGCAACTTACTGGGATAGAACGTTGTCAATGCAGGAAACAGCGTATTCAACGTAATCATATTAGTTGTGCATTTTTAGTTTGGGCATTTCTCAAAAGGACTGCAAATACAATCGGTAAAACGGTTTACCAAATAAAGTTAGGGCTTTTAGATGACTATATGCAACAACAGCTGCGTTCTCCATCTTTACGATATTTAGAACCAAACATAGCGTAA
- a CDS encoding MBL fold metallo-hydrolase gives MLQVTILGCGASIGVPVIGCGCSVCLSDSKYNKRTRSAIYINDENSQILVDFGFDIKNQLVREKINKLDCAVLTHYHSDHVNGIDDLRIFSFMEKKALEIYTDANTAANLHKSFDYLFGYNSFMQGPVLETRNIDFFDKIKINTIEIQFFRQTHGPIDSLGLRIGDFVYSPDVINFPPESEKFLQNIKVWILDCMDYTSNKNHAGLDKVLEWREKYKPEQILLTNMRHTIDYHEITKILPDNVKPLYDGYKFTLYTR, from the coding sequence ATGTTACAGGTGACAATACTGGGCTGCGGAGCATCTATAGGCGTACCGGTAATCGGATGTGGTTGCTCTGTATGTTTATCAGATTCAAAGTACAATAAAAGAACTAGATCAGCAATATATATCAACGATGAAAATAGTCAAATACTAGTTGATTTTGGGTTTGATATCAAAAATCAGCTAGTAAGAGAAAAGATAAATAAACTTGATTGTGCGGTATTAACGCATTATCATTCCGATCATGTTAACGGAATTGATGATTTACGAATATTTTCTTTTATGGAAAAAAAGGCATTAGAAATCTATACAGACGCAAATACAGCAGCAAATTTACATAAAAGTTTCGACTATTTATTTGGTTATAATTCATTTATGCAAGGTCCAGTTCTTGAAACTAGGAATATTGATTTTTTTGATAAAATTAAGATTAACACAATTGAAATACAATTTTTTAGACAAACCCATGGTCCTATCGATAGTTTAGGTTTGCGGATAGGTGATTTTGTTTATTCGCCTGATGTTATTAATTTTCCGCCAGAGTCAGAGAAATTTTTGCAAAATATAAAAGTATGGATTTTAGATTGTATGGATTATACTTCAAATAAAAATCATGCAGGGCTTGATAAAGTCTTAGAGTGGCGAGAGAAATATAAACCAGAGCAGATATTATTGACAAATATGCGGCATACTATAGATTATCATGAAATTACAAAAATACTTCCAGATAATGTTAAACCGCTTTATGATGGTTATAAATTTACATTGTATACTCGATGA
- a CDS encoding NAD-dependent epimerase/dehydratase family protein codes for MRILVTGANGFIESYITAALLKSNYKVVCAVRDIESTRKKFPTAEIIHCDFNTDISSQDWINKLEKIDIVINVSGVLTSSRANNIKNVHINGPKALFKACTLTNVKRIIHISALGIDDEENTAYALTKKAIERYLQKLENIDWVILQPSLIYASGCYGGIA; via the coding sequence ATGAGAATATTAGTAACTGGAGCTAACGGTTTTATTGAATCATATATTACTGCTGCATTGTTAAAAAGTAATTATAAAGTAGTATGTGCCGTTAGAGATATTGAATCTACTAGAAAAAAATTCCCTACTGCAGAAATTATACATTGTGATTTTAATACAGATATTAGCTCCCAAGATTGGATAAATAAATTAGAGAAAATAGATATAGTAATTAATGTCTCAGGTGTGTTAACGTCTAGTCGTGCTAATAATATTAAAAATGTTCATATCAACGGTCCAAAAGCTCTATTTAAGGCTTGTACTCTTACTAACGTAAAAAGAATTATTCATATTTCAGCTCTTGGAATAGATGATGAAGAAAACACTGCTTATGCTTTAACTAAAAAAGCAATAGAAAGGTATTTACAAAAATTAGAAAATATAGATTGGGTAATTTTACAACCTTCTCTTATTTATGCAAGCGGTTGCTATGGTGGTATAGCATAA
- a CDS encoding phosphatase PAP2 family protein: MFEVFYNFCGLNQEIFLFLNKITNIGLFAYFLRIFSFCFNIANFAIIYILYCIYLYIQLKKIKNDNELQNKFWHNYNKLVEIGIVYGVFGLVFTALKFTVNLPRPYCSLPEGSFITILNTASERCLSSFPSSHAALSVLVTYFIWNYIKLPVKILMICVIILVSLSRISLAMHYPSDIIYGIITGFVTILIGKIIYQIFKNNVIKWMGDFLLMSFPHRRESRLF; the protein is encoded by the coding sequence ATGTTTGAAGTTTTTTATAATTTTTGCGGCTTAAATCAAGAAATATTTTTATTCTTAAATAAAATTACTAATATCGGTCTGTTTGCCTATTTTTTAAGAATATTTTCTTTTTGCTTTAATATCGCTAATTTCGCCATAATATATATTTTATACTGTATATATCTTTATATTCAACTAAAGAAAATCAAAAACGATAATGAGCTACAAAATAAATTTTGGCATAATTATAATAAATTAGTTGAAATCGGGATAGTATATGGCGTATTTGGTTTGGTCTTTACTGCTCTTAAATTTACTGTTAATTTACCACGTCCTTATTGTAGCCTACCTGAGGGAAGTTTTATCACTATATTAAATACTGCAAGCGAAAGATGTTTATCGAGTTTTCCAAGTAGTCACGCAGCACTTAGCGTTTTAGTAACGTATTTTATCTGGAATTATATAAAATTACCAGTTAAAATATTAATGATTTGTGTTATTATATTAGTATCTTTATCTCGCATTAGTCTTGCTATGCACTATCCAAGCGACATAATTTATGGTATTATTACCGGATTTGTAACAATATTAATCGGTAAAATAATTTACCAAATTTTTAAAAATAATGTAATAAAGTGGATGGGTGATTTTTTATTAATGTCATTCCCGCATAGGCGGGAATCCAGACTATTTTAA
- a CDS encoding amino acid ABC transporter ATP-binding protein — MIILEKVCKCYGKNYGIKNIDLSFTTKETTVIIGPSGGGKTTLLRVLNNLEEPTSGTLLVDGKKLLPKDRRKLRLKVGMVFQNFNLFPHLSVGDNLIYTPVNVLKIPKDEAISKAKELLEKFKLSQKFDSYPANLSGGQKQRIAIARALMMKPEILLFDEPTSALDPENIKDVIENINLLKDQMSMVVVTHHLKFAKLIADRIIFMDQGQILANQSAQEFFDKPASHRVRLFLENIGDFL; from the coding sequence ATGATTATTTTAGAAAAAGTCTGTAAATGTTACGGCAAAAATTATGGTATTAAAAATATAGATTTAAGTTTTACCACTAAAGAAACCACTGTAATAATTGGTCCGTCAGGAGGTGGTAAGACCACTTTACTACGTGTTTTAAATAATTTAGAAGAACCAACTAGTGGAACCCTGCTTGTAGACGGCAAAAAGCTATTGCCAAAAGATAGAAGAAAATTGCGGTTAAAAGTTGGGATGGTTTTTCAGAATTTTAACCTCTTTCCGCATTTAAGTGTAGGTGATAATCTGATTTATACACCGGTGAATGTTTTAAAGATTCCAAAAGATGAAGCTATATCGAAAGCAAAAGAACTACTTGAAAAGTTTAAGCTAAGTCAGAAGTTTGATTCATATCCGGCAAATCTATCAGGTGGGCAGAAGCAGCGTATTGCAATAGCAAGAGCTTTAATGATGAAACCGGAAATTTTATTGTTCGATGAGCCAACATCGGCATTAGATCCTGAAAATATTAAAGATGTGATCGAGAACATTAATTTACTGAAAGACCAAATGAGTATGGTAGTAGTAACCCATCACTTAAAATTTGCGAAGCTGATAGCCGACCGTATTATTTTTATGGATCAAGGACAAATTTTAGCAAATCAATCGGCACAAGAGTTTTTTGACAAACCAGCTTCTCATAGGGTTAGGTTGTTTTTAGAAAATATCGGAGATTTTCTATAA
- a CDS encoding transposase yields MMLFLILLNCQYLNDLCYTGRVTKGIGVVSLVYYNPDINKFWVIDYRIFAPDHDGATKLEHLLNMLNNAVYSKKIPFQTVLFDTWYSTHKIMQHVDSLGKYYYAPIKANRNVSKTHDSKPYEAVKELTFSDEEIRHGVEIHIKGFAKNKHVNLFKFTVSTNRVEYVVTNNKTQKSSKAAQDECGFRWVIESMHREIKQLTGIERCQCRKQRIQRNHISWAFLVWAFLKRTANTIGKTVYQIKLGLLDDYMQQQLRSPSLRYLEPNIA; encoded by the coding sequence ATGATGCTGTTTTTAATACTATTAAATTGTCAGTATCTTAATGATTTATGCTATACAGGTAGAGTTACTAAAGGTATAGGAGTAGTGAGTCTGGTATATTATAACCCTGATATTAATAAGTTTTGGGTAATAGATTATCGAATTTTTGCACCTGATCATGATGGAGCAACAAAACTAGAACACCTATTAAACATGTTAAATAATGCTGTTTATAGCAAGAAGATTCCTTTTCAAACAGTACTTTTTGACACATGGTATTCTACACACAAAATTATGCAACATGTTGACTCTCTGGGGAAATATTATTATGCCCCTATTAAAGCCAATAGAAACGTTAGTAAAACACACGATTCTAAACCTTATGAAGCTGTAAAAGAGTTGACATTTTCAGATGAAGAGATCAGGCATGGAGTAGAGATTCATATAAAAGGCTTTGCTAAAAATAAGCATGTTAATTTGTTTAAATTTACTGTTTCTACCAACAGAGTTGAGTATGTTGTTACCAATAACAAAACTCAAAAATCTTCTAAAGCTGCACAAGATGAGTGTGGCTTTCGATGGGTAATTGAGAGCATGCACAGAGAAATTAAGCAACTTACTGGGATAGAACGTTGTCAATGCAGGAAACAGCGTATTCAACGTAATCATATTAGTTGGGCATTTTTAGTTTGGGCATTTCTCAAAAGGACTGCAAATACAATCGGTAAAACGGTTTACCAAATAAAGTTAGGGCTTTTAGATGACTATATGCAACAACAGCTGCGTTCTCCATCTTTACGATATTTAGAACCAAACATAGCGTAA